The Roseovarius sp. EL26 genome has a window encoding:
- a CDS encoding YrhK family protein: MKIFNPDSHTFSERHKAIYAYCELAYTIVDFSAAALFVIGSILFFSEATTYVGTWLFLVGSVLFGLRPTIKLYREFAYIRAGQYQKVSDN, encoded by the coding sequence ATGAAGATTTTCAACCCTGACAGCCATACGTTCAGCGAGCGACATAAAGCCATCTACGCCTATTGCGAACTGGCATACACTATTGTTGATTTTTCTGCGGCAGCTCTCTTTGTCATTGGCAGCATTCTATTTTTTAGTGAAGCAACAACATATGTTGGAACCTGGTTATTTTTAGTTGGTTCAGTTTTGTTTGGGTTACGCCCGACAATCAAACTGTATCGGGAATTCGCATATATACGCGCAGGCCAATATCAAAAAGTATCTGACAACTGA
- a CDS encoding endonuclease/exonuclease/phosphatase family protein — protein sequence MRITSYNIRKGFGLDWRRDPDRVVDVLAEIEADIVVLQEADKRIGERAGVLPLERMAQELRLELADVRLRTQSHGWHGNAVFYRRDLSVAKTVRLDVPSVEPRGVVAVEFTLPSLTVYGVHLGLTPGMRRKQMAAIANHAQHMESPTIVAGDFNEWKVDLGRFEQSFEVVTPGPSFHASRPTAVLDRFALRGAVQQARSWVHKSRNSRYASDHLPIVMDFDLKETAH from the coding sequence ATGCGTATTACCAGCTATAACATCCGCAAGGGTTTCGGGCTGGATTGGCGACGTGATCCAGATCGGGTGGTGGATGTGCTAGCCGAGATCGAGGCAGATATCGTCGTACTGCAGGAGGCTGACAAACGCATTGGCGAGCGGGCTGGTGTTCTGCCGTTGGAACGAATGGCGCAAGAGCTGAGGCTTGAATTGGCAGATGTGCGGCTCAGAACGCAAAGTCATGGTTGGCACGGTAATGCAGTGTTTTATCGGCGCGATCTTTCCGTGGCAAAAACCGTGCGTCTTGATGTGCCCTCGGTCGAACCGCGCGGGGTGGTAGCAGTTGAATTCACCCTCCCCTCTCTGACGGTCTACGGTGTGCATCTGGGATTGACGCCAGGGATGCGGCGCAAACAGATGGCAGCAATTGCCAATCATGCGCAGCATATGGAAAGCCCAACAATCGTCGCCGGGGACTTCAACGAATGGAAAGTTGACTTGGGCCGTTTCGAACAATCTTTTGAAGTTGTGACCCCAGGCCCCAGCTTTCATGCTTCGCGCCCTACGGCAGTATTGGACCGCTTTGCCCTGCGGGGGGCGGTTCAACAGGCCCGATCGTGGGTGCATAAGTCACGTAATTCCCGATATGCATCTGACCATCTGCCGATTGTTATGGATTTTGACTTAAAGGAAACTGCACATTGA
- the cls gene encoding cardiolipin synthase, protein MIILVLLHLALVTAFMIRILLREDVSPPARLAWFIILNVLPYAGSAIYFLFGEVDLGHRAKKRHHAVFDNIRSKAAEYMGREDKIEKLIDPLYRAPFRYIGSINGFYPVTGNQAELMANGGETRQRLVADIDAATDHVHVLYYIWLEDKTGTDLAQALIRAAQRGVTCRAMADGLGSRALVKSGLWDQMQQAGVHLAVALPLDNPIRTVLTSRLDLRNHRKITVIDGCITYCGSRNSADPEFLVKAKYAPWIDIMLRFEGPVVAQNQLLFASDWMQATGEGLEQFPLIAEPIEGGFPAQVMGDGPTERRSATPQMFANIIASAQHELTLSTPYFVPDATVFEALCAAGYRGVKVTLIFPQNNDSWIVSAASRSYYRKLLEAGCEIHEFKDGLLHAKTLTIDGKISLIGSSNLDLRSFDLNYENNIILQDSKTTQAIYERQQDYIGRSAPVTRTDVLNCPYHKRIWYNVIATIGPVL, encoded by the coding sequence TTGATCATTCTCGTCTTGCTACATCTGGCGTTGGTCACCGCCTTCATGATCCGTATTCTCCTGCGCGAAGATGTGTCGCCGCCGGCTAGGTTGGCTTGGTTTATTATCCTCAATGTCCTGCCCTATGCCGGTAGTGCTATTTACTTCCTGTTCGGAGAGGTTGACCTCGGTCATCGCGCCAAGAAACGCCATCACGCGGTCTTTGATAACATCCGTAGCAAAGCAGCTGAATATATGGGCCGCGAGGACAAGATCGAAAAACTCATTGATCCGCTCTACCGAGCACCTTTTCGTTATATCGGATCAATAAACGGGTTTTACCCTGTGACAGGAAATCAAGCTGAGCTGATGGCCAACGGAGGGGAAACCCGTCAACGTCTGGTCGCAGACATCGATGCCGCCACAGATCATGTGCATGTACTGTATTACATTTGGCTGGAAGACAAAACCGGCACCGACCTAGCGCAGGCTTTGATCCGCGCGGCACAACGTGGGGTGACCTGCCGGGCCATGGCCGATGGATTAGGTTCACGCGCATTGGTTAAATCCGGACTTTGGGATCAGATGCAACAAGCCGGTGTTCACCTGGCCGTGGCTTTACCGTTGGACAATCCCATTCGTACCGTCTTGACCAGCCGTTTGGATTTGCGCAATCACCGCAAGATTACTGTGATTGATGGCTGCATCACCTATTGCGGCAGCCGCAATTCAGCTGATCCTGAATTTCTGGTCAAAGCAAAATACGCACCGTGGATCGACATCATGTTGCGTTTTGAAGGCCCGGTCGTAGCGCAAAACCAGTTGCTGTTTGCCAGTGACTGGATGCAAGCCACCGGTGAGGGATTGGAGCAGTTTCCGCTGATTGCGGAGCCGATTGAGGGCGGTTTTCCGGCACAGGTCATGGGCGATGGCCCAACTGAGCGGCGCAGCGCCACGCCACAGATGTTCGCCAATATCATCGCCAGCGCCCAGCATGAGTTAACCCTGAGCACCCCTTATTTTGTCCCTGACGCCACGGTATTTGAGGCGCTTTGTGCGGCTGGGTATCGCGGGGTCAAAGTCACGTTGATTTTCCCACAAAACAATGACAGTTGGATCGTCTCTGCGGCCAGCCGAAGCTATTATCGCAAGCTGCTTGAGGCCGGATGTGAAATTCATGAGTTCAAGGACGGGTTGTTGCATGCCAAGACCTTGACCATAGACGGCAAAATCAGCCTGATCGGATCATCAAATCTGGATTTGCGCAGTTTCGATTTGAACTATGAAAACAACATCATACTGCAAGACAGCAAGACCACGCAGGCCATCTATGAACGCCAGCAGGATTATATAGGGCGCTCCGCCCCAGTAACTCGGACAGATGTGCTGAATTGCCCTTACCACAAGCGCATCTGGTACAACGTCATCGCAACCATCGGGCCCGTTTTATAA
- a CDS encoding trypsin-like peptidase domain-containing protein, translated as MQLSGKTTGTGLAALIAVTAITPAMAAAPIGSGFADLVEDVSPAVVFVEVTTKAQTSDASSTAQMDPRFEEFMKQFGGQIPAPQRQAPTQGVGSGFLISEDGLIVTNHHVIANAETVSVTLENGTEVDAQVIGSDPLTDIALLDIEGDGYDAVAFGSSDSMRVGEEVIAVGSPFGLEATVTSGIISAKSRNINSGPFDDYIQTDAAVNRGNSGGPLFNMNGEVVGVNTAIFSPDGGSVGIGFAVPSDLVTTIVADLQDDGEIDRSWLGVQIKPLSEEIAHVLGLQSGEGVMIADVFDESPAASAGLERGDVILKFGETDIKELRDLTRVVASEESGTTAQIEIFRGGQPMSLDVTLTKREDKEA; from the coding sequence ATGCAACTTTCAGGCAAGACAACGGGCACAGGCCTTGCAGCCCTTATCGCCGTAACCGCCATCACCCCGGCCATGGCTGCGGCTCCAATCGGCAGCGGCTTTGCCGATCTCGTCGAAGACGTCAGCCCTGCCGTTGTTTTTGTCGAGGTCACGACCAAGGCACAAACTTCGGACGCATCCAGCACGGCGCAAATGGATCCACGTTTTGAGGAGTTCATGAAACAGTTCGGTGGTCAGATCCCTGCCCCGCAGCGGCAAGCCCCGACACAAGGCGTTGGATCAGGTTTCCTGATTTCTGAGGACGGATTGATCGTGACCAACCACCACGTCATCGCCAATGCAGAAACCGTTTCTGTCACGTTGGAAAACGGCACAGAGGTTGACGCGCAAGTTATCGGTTCAGATCCCCTCACCGATATTGCGCTGCTTGATATCGAAGGGGATGGCTATGATGCCGTTGCTTTCGGATCATCAGACAGCATGCGCGTCGGCGAAGAGGTCATCGCAGTCGGCAGTCCATTCGGGCTGGAGGCAACGGTGACCTCGGGGATTATCTCGGCCAAGTCACGCAACATCAATTCGGGACCGTTTGATGATTACATTCAGACCGACGCGGCGGTGAACCGGGGCAACTCGGGCGGGCCGTTGTTCAACATGAACGGTGAAGTGGTCGGCGTAAACACTGCGATTTTCTCACCTGATGGCGGGTCGGTTGGGATCGGATTTGCCGTGCCATCTGATTTGGTAACCACCATTGTTGCAGACCTGCAAGATGACGGTGAGATTGACCGCAGCTGGTTGGGCGTTCAGATCAAACCCCTGTCCGAGGAAATTGCTCATGTGCTGGGACTGCAATCTGGTGAAGGTGTGATGATCGCGGATGTTTTTGATGAAAGCCCTGCCGCCAGTGCCGGGTTGGAACGCGGCGATGTGATCCTGAAGTTCGGGGAAACCGACATCAAGGAACTGCGCGACCTGACACGTGTTGTTGCCTCAGAAGAGTCGGGTACGACCGCACAGATCGAGATCTTTCGCGGAGGGCAGCCGATGTCTTTGGATGTCACGCTAACCAAACGCGAAGACAAGGAAGCCTGA
- a CDS encoding cytochrome c has translation MRSINQSLFIIGMGITLVTACSMDNSNEMPTRADGAAFFSENCASCHGSDAQGSGPAASGLPVPPPNLTTLSAQNGGDFPKARALSYIYGNPEKSHLTRVMPEFGEDMALDLVPIEIDNVLTPTPRALAGLLFYLEGIQQ, from the coding sequence TTGCGCAGCATCAATCAAAGTTTATTTATCATCGGAATGGGGATCACATTGGTGACCGCATGCAGCATGGACAACAGCAACGAGATGCCCACGCGTGCAGATGGTGCCGCTTTCTTTTCTGAAAATTGTGCGTCTTGTCATGGTTCTGATGCTCAAGGATCTGGCCCAGCAGCAAGTGGTTTACCCGTCCCGCCACCAAACCTGACGACATTGAGCGCACAAAACGGTGGCGATTTTCCAAAAGCACGTGCCTTAAGCTACATCTATGGCAACCCGGAAAAAAGCCACCTAACACGTGTCATGCCTGAATTCGGTGAAGACATGGCCTTGGATCTTGTACCTATTGAGATTGACAATGTCCTGACACCTACGCCTCGCGCGCTGGCGGGCCTTCTCTTTTATCTGGAAGGTATCCAGCAATAG
- a CDS encoding DMT family transporter, with protein MTTDVTAQPLKGVFWMVTTGLLFVGVLALVKSMGTRIPAAEAAFLRYFLGLVFLIPMLGPLRAANMDRMSLGLFTARGLVHTFGVVAWFFAMARIPIADVTAMNYMAPIYVTLGAAVFLGEKLAFRRMAAIGVALIGALIILRPGFREIGPGHVAMIFTAISFGGSYLLAKKLSDRYSAAIVVAMLSIVVTVGLAPLAAMNWVTPNGTELLILFGVAALATGGHYAMTLAFRAAPLAVTQPVTFLQLVWAVLMGMIFFDEGIDPYVVFGGLLIVAAISFISWREMVLKRRAITPDVVATKV; from the coding sequence ATGACAACAGATGTAACAGCGCAGCCTCTTAAAGGCGTTTTCTGGATGGTAACGACCGGCCTGCTGTTTGTCGGTGTTTTGGCTTTGGTCAAATCTATGGGCACCCGCATTCCGGCGGCCGAGGCGGCGTTTTTGCGCTATTTTTTGGGGTTGGTGTTTTTGATCCCGATGCTTGGGCCTCTTAGGGCGGCAAATATGGATCGAATGTCGCTGGGTCTGTTCACAGCGCGCGGGCTTGTGCATACCTTCGGAGTGGTGGCGTGGTTTTTTGCCATGGCGCGCATTCCCATCGCGGATGTGACTGCGATGAACTATATGGCCCCGATTTATGTCACGCTGGGGGCCGCGGTTTTTCTGGGCGAGAAACTGGCCTTTCGCCGGATGGCTGCCATTGGCGTGGCCCTGATCGGCGCGTTGATCATCCTGCGCCCGGGGTTTCGCGAGATCGGGCCGGGCCATGTTGCGATGATCTTCACGGCGATTTCCTTTGGTGGCTCCTACCTCTTGGCCAAAAAACTCTCGGATCGCTACAGCGCGGCCATCGTTGTGGCGATGCTGTCAATTGTGGTGACCGTTGGCCTGGCTCCTTTGGCCGCGATGAACTGGGTTACACCGAACGGAACTGAGCTTTTGATACTGTTCGGTGTTGCCGCGTTGGCCACTGGCGGTCACTATGCCATGACACTGGCCTTTCGCGCGGCTCCGCTGGCCGTGACACAACCGGTCACATTCCTACAGTTGGTCTGGGCGGTGCTGATGGGCATGATCTTCTTTGACGAAGGGATCGACCCTTATGTTGTCTTCGGTGGCCTGCTGATCGTTGCTGCGATTAGCTTCATCAGCTGGCGTGAAATGGTGCTCAAACGCCGGGCCATCACACCGGACGTGGTCGCGACAAAGGTCTGA
- a CDS encoding DUF1244 domain-containing protein produces the protein MDEQTRIELEAAAFRTLRAHLMEKRTDVQNIDMMNLTGFCRNCLSRWYQEAAGERGIDMSKDEAREAFYGMTMAEWKSNYQTDASPQQQEAFKTSFAENVGKDG, from the coding sequence ATGGACGAGCAAACCCGGATCGAGCTGGAAGCTGCCGCCTTTCGCACCCTGCGCGCGCATCTGATGGAAAAACGCACCGACGTGCAGAACATCGACATGATGAACCTGACAGGCTTTTGTCGTAATTGCCTAAGCCGCTGGTATCAAGAAGCGGCCGGTGAGCGCGGCATCGACATGTCCAAAGATGAGGCGCGCGAGGCGTTCTATGGCATGACCATGGCCGAGTGGAAATCTAACTATCAGACCGATGCCAGCCCGCAGCAGCAAGAGGCGTTCAAAACGTCTTTTGCCGAGAATGTCGGCAAAGACGGCTAA
- a CDS encoding 5-carboxymethyl-2-hydroxymuconate isomerase, with protein MPHLILEHSADLGQGHDLQALCDTMWELVVAHPSVTGPETVRVRTIAATASRIGVEPQSFVHATLLLLPGRSDEVRQDMAQMVLDALDKEMPEIGSISVRLDDLNPPYIKRIL; from the coding sequence ATGCCACATCTGATACTCGAACACTCGGCTGATCTGGGGCAAGGCCACGACCTGCAAGCACTTTGCGATACTATGTGGGAACTTGTCGTGGCACACCCGTCGGTCACGGGCCCTGAAACGGTGCGTGTACGTACCATTGCCGCGACCGCCTCGCGCATCGGGGTGGAACCGCAAAGTTTTGTCCACGCCACGCTTTTGCTTTTGCCTGGGCGCAGCGATGAAGTCAGGCAAGACATGGCGCAGATGGTGTTGGATGCATTGGACAAAGAAATGCCTGAGATCGGCAGTATCAGCGTCCGCCTTGATGACTTGAACCCGCCCTACATCAAACGCATCTTGTAA
- a CDS encoding N-formylglutamate amidohydrolase, whose product MTYQPYFIDGADRPTRWLITCDHASNYVPPFVSGGDLGISPEDMARHIAYDVGAAGVARELGKLLDGPVICSNFSRLVIDPNRGEDDPTLLMKLYDGTIIPGNRRADEAERENRLNKCYRPYHTALAELAGRRDDTVIVSMHSFTKALKGKGTRPWHVGVLYAADERLSVSLVKRLEQEGDLCVGANEPYGGHLPGDAIARHGIAYQRPNTLIELRNDLIETEVDQINWARRLAPVLKAAAADDGV is encoded by the coding sequence ATGACCTACCAACCATACTTCATCGACGGGGCCGACCGCCCCACCCGTTGGCTGATCACCTGCGATCATGCCTCGAACTATGTGCCCCCCTTTGTCAGTGGTGGCGATCTGGGCATTTCACCCGAGGATATGGCCCGCCACATCGCCTATGATGTGGGTGCGGCTGGCGTCGCGCGCGAGCTGGGAAAGCTGTTGGATGGGCCGGTAATCTGTTCGAACTTCTCACGTCTGGTGATTGATCCCAACCGGGGCGAAGATGACCCAACGCTGTTGATGAAGCTCTATGATGGCACGATCATTCCGGGCAACCGTCGCGCAGATGAAGCCGAGCGCGAAAATCGCCTGAACAAATGCTACCGCCCGTATCACACTGCACTGGCTGAATTGGCCGGTCGCCGCGATGATACTGTGATTGTCTCGATGCACAGTTTCACGAAGGCATTAAAAGGCAAGGGCACGCGTCCTTGGCATGTCGGAGTGCTTTATGCCGCCGATGAACGTCTTTCGGTATCGTTGGTCAAACGATTGGAACAAGAGGGTGATCTTTGCGTCGGCGCAAATGAACCTTACGGTGGCCATCTGCCCGGTGATGCGATTGCGCGGCATGGGATCGCGTACCAGCGGCCCAATACCCTCATTGAGCTGCGCAATGATCTGATTGAAACCGAGGTAGACCAGATCAATTGGGCGCGCCGTCTGGCACCGGTCCTGAAAGCGGCTGCGGCTGACGATGGCGTATAA
- the pyk gene encoding pyruvate kinase, whose translation MRRHRNVKIVATLGPASETYESIRALHEAGADVFRLNMSHGSHDSIAEKHRIIRQIEDELDSPIAILADLQGPKLRVGTFANEAEELVSGAAFRLDLDETPGDATRACLPHPEIFAALEPGASLLVNDGKIRLRVTTCGSDFAETEVVIGGTISNRKGVNVPDVVLPLAALSDKDRADLEFVCELGVDWLALSFVQRPSDVEEARELVKGRAAVLSKIEKPSAVESFSDILAVSDGIMVARGDLGVELPVQNVPPIQKRLVRKCRAAAKPVIVATQMLESMIESPMPTRAEVSDVATAIYEGSDAIMLSAESAAGSYPVEAVTTMDNVAREVETDPTYREVIMASRKVERTTVAEGIVSAAREIAEATDISSICCYTQSGTTALLIARERPQVPILALSSLRTTARRLALSWGVDCVMSEELGRFKHAVIGAARAARSHGYATEESQIVVTAGVPFNVPGTTNILRVAPCQESLIYPNEPDDGE comes from the coding sequence ATGAGACGCCACCGCAACGTCAAGATCGTCGCCACATTGGGCCCCGCCTCTGAGACTTATGAAAGCATCCGTGCACTGCATGAGGCTGGCGCTGATGTGTTTCGTCTGAACATGAGCCACGGCAGCCACGATTCTATTGCAGAGAAACACCGCATCATCCGCCAGATCGAAGATGAGCTGGACAGCCCGATTGCGATTTTGGCTGACCTTCAGGGGCCCAAACTGCGTGTTGGCACCTTTGCCAATGAGGCCGAAGAGTTGGTGTCCGGCGCGGCATTCCGCCTTGATCTGGATGAGACACCGGGCGATGCAACCCGCGCATGCCTGCCCCACCCTGAGATTTTCGCAGCCCTTGAACCCGGCGCTAGCCTGCTGGTTAATGACGGTAAAATCCGCTTGCGCGTCACGACTTGTGGCTCAGATTTCGCCGAGACCGAAGTGGTCATTGGTGGTACGATTTCGAACCGTAAAGGTGTGAACGTTCCTGATGTGGTGCTGCCATTGGCCGCTCTGTCAGACAAAGACCGTGCCGATCTGGAGTTTGTTTGCGAGTTGGGTGTGGACTGGCTGGCGCTTAGCTTTGTGCAGCGCCCTTCGGATGTTGAGGAAGCACGCGAATTGGTGAAAGGCCGCGCGGCTGTTCTGAGCAAGATTGAAAAACCATCGGCCGTTGAAAGCTTCTCTGACATCCTTGCCGTATCTGATGGCATCATGGTGGCCCGTGGTGATCTGGGGGTTGAACTGCCGGTGCAAAACGTGCCGCCCATTCAAAAACGTCTGGTTCGCAAATGTCGTGCCGCTGCAAAACCGGTGATCGTGGCCACGCAGATGTTGGAATCGATGATCGAAAGCCCGATGCCCACCCGCGCCGAAGTCAGTGACGTGGCGACCGCAATCTATGAAGGCTCAGACGCCATTATGCTATCGGCGGAATCTGCCGCGGGCAGCTACCCGGTGGAAGCTGTCACCACTATGGACAATGTCGCCCGAGAGGTTGAGACCGATCCAACCTATCGCGAGGTGATCATGGCATCGCGCAAGGTTGAACGCACAACTGTGGCCGAGGGCATCGTTTCTGCCGCGCGTGAGATCGCCGAAGCCACCGATATCAGCTCAATCTGTTGTTACACGCAATCGGGCACCACGGCCCTGCTGATTGCGCGTGAACGCCCACAGGTGCCAATTCTGGCGCTCAGCAGCCTGCGCACCACCGCCCGCCGTCTGGCGCTGAGCTGGGGTGTGGATTGCGTGATGAGCGAGGAGCTGGGTCGCTTCAAACATGCGGTCATTGGCGCCGCCCGTGCGGCCCGTTCTCATGGCTATGCCACCGAAGAAAGCCAGATCGTTGTCACCGCCGGTGTGCCGTTCAATGTGCCGGGCACCACAAACATTCTGCGGGTGGCCCCATGTCAGGAAAGCCTGATCTATCCCAATGAACCTGACGACGGTGAATAA
- the rpmI gene encoding 50S ribosomal protein L35, translating to MPKMKTKSSCKKRFKITASGKVKTAQAGKQHGMIKRTNKFIRNARGTTTLSEPDAKIIKSMMPYG from the coding sequence ATGCCTAAGATGAAGACTAAATCAAGCTGTAAAAAGCGGTTCAAGATTACCGCAAGCGGCAAGGTTAAGACAGCCCAAGCTGGTAAACAGCACGGGATGATCAAACGCACCAACAAATTCATCCGCAATGCACGCGGCACCACCACACTCAGCGAACCTGATGCGAAAATCATCAAGTCGATGATGCCCTACGGCTAA
- the rplT gene encoding 50S ribosomal protein L20, whose protein sequence is MSRVKGGVVTHARHKKVVKAAKGYYGRRKNTFKVARQAVDKANQYATRDRKARKRNFRALWIQRINAAVRSHDEALTYSRFINGLSLAGIEVDRKVLADLAVHEPEAFGAIVDQAKGALA, encoded by the coding sequence ATGTCACGCGTTAAAGGTGGGGTAGTTACCCACGCCCGTCACAAAAAAGTCGTCAAAGCCGCCAAAGGCTACTATGGCCGTCGCAAAAATACCTTCAAGGTAGCGCGTCAGGCTGTCGACAAAGCCAACCAATACGCAACCCGCGACCGTAAGGCGCGCAAGCGTAATTTCCGTGCTCTGTGGATCCAGCGTATCAACGCCGCCGTCCGCAGCCACGACGAAGCTTTGACGTACTCACGCTTCATCAACGGCCTGTCACTGGCTGGTATTGAAGTGGACCGCAAAGTTCTGGCCGATCTGGCCGTACACGAACCAGAAGCGTTCGGTGCCATCGTCGATCAGGCGAAAGGCGCCTTGGCATAA
- a CDS encoding aromatic ring-hydroxylating dioxygenase subunit alpha, producing MPEIAELRSTLQDLAALPKDGPRGLPGVFYTSQAYFDWECEHVLKDGWHCLGRVDEVPEPGDFFTIQVLKEPLIVVRGDDDEIRVLANVCRHRGMPLAEGQGNVKRFICSYHAWAYGRDGDLLRAPRMENSSFDSKSCKLHGYAVTIWRGFIYCNLNPVARPMSEAEALDTLVAPYESEKFRLVHSAQETWKTNWKCLVENFMEGYHLSVVHPQTLHGYTPTGMAKKAASGPGFTSYNANYPEATETRGHGAPDLSEAERRRSSLFARFPNQVASQAATLLVSLMIFPRGPEEIEVKWTMSTYGDELDDATIAQRISLWEDVNREDREKLERMQVSLNSAHAESGPLAGDDYEGTVHDFLLWLAEEDRQYEQSLVAAE from the coding sequence ATGCCTGAGATTGCAGAACTTCGGAGCACATTGCAGGACCTTGCAGCCCTGCCAAAAGATGGCCCACGTGGATTGCCGGGGGTGTTTTATACCTCGCAAGCCTATTTCGATTGGGAATGTGAGCATGTCCTGAAAGATGGCTGGCACTGTTTAGGCCGGGTGGACGAGGTGCCGGAACCCGGCGACTTCTTTACCATTCAGGTCTTGAAAGAACCGCTGATCGTTGTGCGAGGCGATGATGATGAAATCCGCGTTCTGGCCAATGTCTGTCGCCACCGCGGCATGCCGTTGGCCGAGGGGCAGGGCAACGTTAAACGTTTCATCTGTTCCTACCACGCGTGGGCTTACGGTCGCGATGGTGATTTGTTGCGCGCACCACGGATGGAAAATTCGAGCTTTGATTCAAAATCATGCAAGCTGCATGGCTATGCCGTCACGATCTGGCGTGGTTTCATCTATTGCAACCTGAACCCGGTTGCGCGCCCCATGTCAGAGGCCGAGGCTCTGGATACGCTGGTCGCCCCTTACGAGTCGGAGAAATTCCGCCTGGTGCATTCTGCGCAGGAAACATGGAAAACCAACTGGAAATGTTTGGTTGAGAATTTTATGGAAGGGTATCACCTCTCGGTGGTGCATCCACAGACCTTGCACGGCTACACCCCCACGGGCATGGCCAAAAAAGCCGCCAGCGGCCCGGGCTTTACCAGCTACAATGCGAACTATCCCGAGGCGACGGAAACCCGTGGCCATGGCGCACCAGACCTGAGCGAGGCCGAGCGCCGCCGCTCCAGTCTGTTTGCCCGTTTCCCCAATCAGGTGGCCAGTCAAGCGGCGACATTGCTGGTGTCATTGATGATCTTCCCACGTGGCCCTGAAGAGATCGAGGTCAAATGGACCATGTCGACCTACGGCGATGAGCTGGACGATGCGACCATCGCACAGCGCATTTCGCTCTGGGAAGATGTGAACCGTGAAGACCGCGAGAAATTGGAACGCATGCAGGTGTCCCTCAATTCTGCCCATGCAGAATCTGGCCCACTGGCAGGGGATGACTACGAAGGCACAGTGCACGACTTCCTGCTGTGGTTGGCCGAAGAAGACCGCCAGTACGAGCAATCACTGGTCGCAGCGGAGTAA